A region of Carassius auratus strain Wakin chromosome 11, ASM336829v1, whole genome shotgun sequence DNA encodes the following proteins:
- the LOC113110728 gene encoding acylphosphatase-2-like isoform X1, translating into MIICHLDVSWTSLWVPTLVILFAMSSDAGDKYVSVDFEVFGNVQGVCFRMYTEAEAQKLGVTGWVKNTRQGTVVGQVQGHPEKVKEMKYWLSKVGSPSSRIHRAQFTNEKLITKLEIRGFGTRY; encoded by the exons ATGATTATCTGTCATTTAGACGTCTCCTGGACTTCTCTTTGGGTCCCGACCCTTGTAATATTGTTTGCAATGTCTTCAGATGCCGGTGATAAGTATGTTTCTGTTGATTTTGAGGTGTTCGGGAATGTCCAAG gtGTTTGCTTCAGAATG TATACAGAGGCAGAAGCGCAGAAACTGGGCGTGACGGGCTGGGTGAAGAACACTAGACAGGGCACTGTGGTGGGACAGGTGCAGGGACATCCTGAAAAAGTTAAAGAAAT GAAGTACTGGCTCAGTAAGGTGGGCAGTCCCAGCTCTCGGATCCACCGTGCTCAGTTCACCAATGAGAAACTAATCACTAAACTGGAGATTCGTGGATTTGGCACTCGCTACTGA
- the LOC113110728 gene encoding acylphosphatase-2-like isoform X2 has protein sequence MIICHLDVSWTSLWVPTLVILFAMSSDAGDKYVSVDFEVFGNVQGVCFRMYTEAEAQKLGVTGWVKNTRQGTVVGQVQGHPEKVKEIPESHIAVHAIAWIL, from the exons ATGATTATCTGTCATTTAGACGTCTCCTGGACTTCTCTTTGGGTCCCGACCCTTGTAATATTGTTTGCAATGTCTTCAGATGCCGGTGATAAGTATGTTTCTGTTGATTTTGAGGTGTTCGGGAATGTCCAAG gtGTTTGCTTCAGAATG TATACAGAGGCAGAAGCGCAGAAACTGGGCGTGACGGGCTGGGTGAAGAACACTAGACAGGGCACTGTGGTGGGACAGGTGCAGGGACATCCTGAAAAAGTTAAAGAAAT CCCAGAATCACACATCGCTGTACATGCCATTGCCTGGATACTGTGA